The following DNA comes from Flavobacterium sp. N3904.
AAAAGTCCGCTATTTCTAACGGACTGCAAATGTAGAGATTTTATCTTTTAATCAAAACATTTTATTGAAAAAATTTTAATTAAATATGTGTTCTTAACTTTTCTTTACGTTTTACCAGTAACCTTTCTATTGATTCTGCAGCTTGTTCCGTTGCTTCTTCAAAGGTTTTGCATTGTTTTTTTACCAAAAAATCATCCCCTGGAACATTAATCTTCATCTCAACTATTTTATTTTCTTTGTCACTTGTCTTTTCAACTTTCAAAAAAACATCAGATGACACGACTTTGTCATAATACTTTTCTAATTTATCCATTCTATCCTGAACAAAATCTACTAGCTTTTTGTCAACAGTAAAGTTAACCGCATGAACATTTACCTTCATAATCAATCTATTTTAATGGTTAAACATTTTTGAATTATTTTTTATTCCGAGGATGTGACTCTTGATACACTTTTTTAAGTTCTGACAAACTACTATGAGTATAAATCTGAGTTGAAGCCAAACTGGAATGTCCTAATAACTCTTTAACTGAATTTAAGTCGGCTCCGTTGTTTAATAGATGGGTCGCAAATGTATGTCTTAATATATGAGGACTTTTTTTTACTTTCTCGGAGACACTACTAAAGT
Coding sequences within:
- the hpf gene encoding ribosome hibernation-promoting factor, HPF/YfiA family; protein product: MKVNVHAVNFTVDKKLVDFVQDRMDKLEKYYDKVVSSDVFLKVEKTSDKENKIVEMKINVPGDDFLVKKQCKTFEEATEQAAESIERLLVKRKEKLRTHI